In a genomic window of Polypterus senegalus isolate Bchr_013 chromosome 13, ASM1683550v1, whole genome shotgun sequence:
- the zgc:100918 gene encoding ras-related protein rab7 isoform X1 — protein MASRKKVLLKVIILGDSGVGKTSLMNQYVNKKFSNQYKATIGADFLTKEVMVDDRLVTMQIWDTAGQERFQSLGVAFYRGADCCVLVFDVTTPNTFKTLDSWRDEFLIQASPRDPENFPFVVLGNKIDLENRQVTTKRAQGWCQSKNNIPYFETSAKEAINVEQAFQTIARNALKQESEVDSYDFPDQIKLDRNDKPQAAEGGCSC, from the exons TGTAGGAAAAACGTCCCTAATGAACCAGTATGTAAATAAGAAGTTCAGCAACCAGTACAAAGCCACCATTGGAGCAGACTTTCTGACTAAAGAAGTAATGGTCGATGATAGGCTTGTAACAATGCAG ATTTGGGATACTGCTGGACAGGAGCGGTTTCAGTCTCTTGGAGTAGCATTTTATCGTGGAGCTGATTGTTGTGTATTAGTCTTCGATGTGACTACTCCTAATACATTCAAAACACTGGACAGCTGGAGAGATGAGTTCCTTATCCAAGCCAGTCCCCGCGATCCAGAAAACTTTCCATTTGTTGTGCTTGGAAACAAGATTGATTTAGAAAACAGACAG GTGACTACCAAGAGGGCACAGGGTTGGTGCCAGAGCAAGAATAACATACCATATTTTGAAACCAGTGCCAAGGAGGCAATTAATGTTGAGCAGGCTTTCCAGACTATTGCCCGCAATGCTCTCAAACAG GAATCAGAAGTGGATTCATATGATTTTCCTGACCAAATCAAGTTGGACAGAAATGATAAACCACAAGCTGCCGAAGGTGGATGCAGCTGTTGA
- the zgc:100918 gene encoding ras-related protein rab7 isoform X2 — MNQYVNKKFSNQYKATIGADFLTKEVMVDDRLVTMQIWDTAGQERFQSLGVAFYRGADCCVLVFDVTTPNTFKTLDSWRDEFLIQASPRDPENFPFVVLGNKIDLENRQVTTKRAQGWCQSKNNIPYFETSAKEAINVEQAFQTIARNALKQESEVDSYDFPDQIKLDRNDKPQAAEGGCSC; from the exons ATGAACCAGTATGTAAATAAGAAGTTCAGCAACCAGTACAAAGCCACCATTGGAGCAGACTTTCTGACTAAAGAAGTAATGGTCGATGATAGGCTTGTAACAATGCAG ATTTGGGATACTGCTGGACAGGAGCGGTTTCAGTCTCTTGGAGTAGCATTTTATCGTGGAGCTGATTGTTGTGTATTAGTCTTCGATGTGACTACTCCTAATACATTCAAAACACTGGACAGCTGGAGAGATGAGTTCCTTATCCAAGCCAGTCCCCGCGATCCAGAAAACTTTCCATTTGTTGTGCTTGGAAACAAGATTGATTTAGAAAACAGACAG GTGACTACCAAGAGGGCACAGGGTTGGTGCCAGAGCAAGAATAACATACCATATTTTGAAACCAGTGCCAAGGAGGCAATTAATGTTGAGCAGGCTTTCCAGACTATTGCCCGCAATGCTCTCAAACAG GAATCAGAAGTGGATTCATATGATTTTCCTGACCAAATCAAGTTGGACAGAAATGATAAACCACAAGCTGCCGAAGGTGGATGCAGCTGTTGA